In the genome of Pangasianodon hypophthalmus isolate fPanHyp1 chromosome 23, fPanHyp1.pri, whole genome shotgun sequence, one region contains:
- the chrac1 gene encoding chromatin accessibility complex protein 1, whose amino-acid sequence MENKVERAANGKNVSLPISRVKLIMKSSPDVSCINQDALFLTTKATELFVQHLALTSYNNGSGKQNGTLSYSDLANTAEETETFQFLTDILPKKILARDYLKSLEKMEAEEEN is encoded by the exons ATGGAGAACAAAGTTGAGCGTGCGGCTAATGGCAAAAACGTCTCTCTCCCTATTTCACGTGTAAAATTAATCATGAAGAGCTCTCCGGATGTGTCGTGTATTAATCAGGACGCCCTTTTCTTAACGACCAAAGCGACG GAGCTTTTTGTCCAGCACTTGGCTTTGACCTCATACAATAATGGCTCAGGAAAACAGAATGGCACCCTGTCCTACAGCGATCTGGCTAACACTGCAGAGGAGACAGAAACGTTCCAGTTTCTCACAG ATATTCTTCCAAAGAAAATCTTGGCTAGGGATTATCTGAAGTCCCTGGAGAAAATGGAAGCGGAAGAAGAaaactga